A window of the Schlesneria paludicola DSM 18645 genome harbors these coding sequences:
- a CDS encoding CotH kinase family protein: protein MIARLITVLGIVAFVLVAVFGQSPPERPDPWSMRFGPGGFGPDGFGPGGMVSTQLQSAAITLIGMPDVRSELGVTKEQQPVLDQLIAETQKEARGSMGDMSPIDLLELDDDARDDRLRQMRQKMEKVIEQSDERMAKILTSEQTQRLAELCRQRAGIAAMLKPDMVKQLQLSEDQTARLKQLEESGRPQVVGAPPGGVPGGRPGFGGGPPDFERMEQLRRRAESEAVAVLNDDQQTKWKEMLGKPFSFLQQRMGPGGPERKLLAKFDHDGNHWLDLAERQEARATIKQQGGARGGQGGGPFGGGGLFGGFGPRGGPGRGPREPAKPGPKVSVSDVRNYPEASLYDPRVLRTFFLDFESPDWDAELADFHNSDVDVPATLTVDGVKYPGVGVHFRGMSSYMGVPEGYKHSLNLAVDFIDPKQRLLGQKTLNLLNSHEDPSCMSTVLYSHLARQHIPAPQANYVKLVINGESWGVYVNVQQFNKDFVAENFKSTKGARWKVRGSPGGGGGLEYLGEDIDDYRRRYEIKSDDNEKSWRRLVALCKALNETPAGQLVEVIEPMLDVEGLLWFLALDNTLINNDGYWVRASDYSIFLDGDGRFHIVPHDMNEAFRGAMMMGPPGGRGGPRGPRGGPGGPPPNAQAGRGEPGPRSQRGRGPRGGGVELDPLIGMDDSSKPLRSKILAVPAYRKRYLQHVYELADQSLDWKSLGPVVAQFKSLIEDELRADTRKLESFEAFERVTADERANEDSRGHEMALRAFAEDRRAYLLKHPEVKKAIP, encoded by the coding sequence ATGATCGCGCGGTTGATAACTGTCCTGGGAATTGTTGCTTTCGTGCTTGTCGCCGTTTTCGGGCAGTCTCCGCCGGAACGTCCAGACCCTTGGTCGATGCGATTTGGGCCTGGTGGATTCGGACCAGATGGCTTTGGTCCAGGCGGAATGGTTTCGACTCAGCTCCAGTCCGCGGCGATCACGCTGATTGGAATGCCGGACGTTCGCAGCGAACTCGGCGTTACGAAAGAGCAACAGCCCGTGCTGGATCAGCTGATCGCAGAAACTCAAAAAGAGGCACGGGGCTCGATGGGAGACATGAGTCCCATCGATTTGCTGGAGCTGGACGATGATGCTCGAGACGATCGGCTTCGTCAAATGCGACAGAAGATGGAGAAAGTCATTGAGCAGTCTGATGAGCGAATGGCGAAAATTCTCACCAGCGAGCAGACCCAACGATTGGCAGAGCTCTGTCGTCAGCGGGCTGGGATTGCTGCGATGCTGAAGCCAGACATGGTCAAGCAGCTTCAATTGTCGGAAGACCAAACGGCGAGGCTAAAGCAACTCGAAGAGTCCGGTCGTCCACAGGTTGTGGGGGCACCTCCTGGAGGCGTTCCAGGTGGACGTCCAGGATTCGGTGGCGGTCCTCCCGATTTTGAGCGCATGGAACAACTGCGGCGACGGGCGGAATCCGAAGCCGTGGCCGTGTTGAATGACGATCAGCAGACGAAGTGGAAGGAGATGTTGGGTAAGCCGTTCTCGTTCCTGCAACAACGCATGGGGCCGGGCGGACCTGAACGTAAGCTGCTCGCCAAGTTTGACCACGATGGCAACCATTGGTTGGATCTGGCAGAACGTCAGGAAGCTCGGGCGACGATCAAGCAGCAAGGCGGCGCTCGTGGCGGCCAAGGGGGCGGACCATTTGGAGGGGGAGGCCTATTCGGCGGATTCGGGCCGCGCGGTGGACCAGGTCGCGGACCTCGTGAGCCTGCCAAACCGGGGCCCAAAGTCTCTGTGAGTGATGTTCGAAATTATCCCGAGGCAAGTCTTTACGATCCACGCGTTCTCAGAACGTTCTTTCTGGATTTCGAGAGTCCCGATTGGGACGCGGAGTTGGCCGATTTTCACAACTCGGATGTGGATGTTCCCGCGACGCTGACCGTCGATGGTGTGAAGTATCCCGGAGTTGGCGTGCATTTCCGGGGGATGTCGTCGTACATGGGGGTTCCCGAGGGCTACAAGCATTCCCTGAATCTGGCGGTGGATTTCATCGATCCGAAGCAACGGCTTCTCGGTCAAAAGACACTCAATCTGTTGAATTCTCACGAAGATCCATCCTGTATGAGCACCGTGCTCTACTCGCATCTCGCACGTCAGCACATTCCGGCACCGCAAGCGAACTACGTCAAATTGGTCATCAACGGTGAAAGCTGGGGCGTCTATGTGAACGTGCAGCAATTCAATAAAGACTTTGTTGCCGAGAACTTCAAATCGACCAAAGGGGCTCGCTGGAAGGTTCGTGGCAGCCCAGGTGGCGGCGGCGGACTGGAATATCTTGGTGAGGACATCGACGACTACCGTCGCCGATACGAAATCAAGTCCGACGACAACGAAAAGTCCTGGCGGCGGCTGGTTGCTCTCTGCAAAGCACTCAACGAAACGCCCGCCGGTCAGCTTGTGGAAGTCATCGAGCCGATGTTGGATGTGGAAGGTTTGCTGTGGTTCCTGGCTTTGGACAACACGTTGATTAACAACGACGGATACTGGGTTCGAGCCAGCGACTACAGCATTTTTCTGGATGGCGATGGCAGATTTCACATCGTTCCTCACGACATGAACGAAGCCTTTCGTGGGGCGATGATGATGGGCCCGCCCGGCGGTCGCGGCGGCCCCCGTGGTCCGAGAGGTGGACCAGGTGGGCCGCCGCCGAATGCTCAAGCGGGCCGCGGTGAGCCCGGTCCTCGGTCGCAAAGGGGGCGAGGGCCACGCGGCGGTGGCGTCGAACTTGATCCGCTGATCGGGATGGATGACAGCAGCAAGCCGCTTCGCAGCAAGATTCTGGCAGTTCCGGCGTACCGGAAACGCTATCTACAGCATGTCTACGAACTTGCCGATCAGTCACTCGATTGGAAGTCCTTGGGACCCGTCGTTGCTCAATTCAAATCGCTGATCGAAGACGAGCTTCGCGCGGATACACGAAAGCTGGAATCGTTCGAAGCGTTTGAGCGGGTCACCGCCGACGAGCGTGCAAACGAAGACAGTCGCGGTCACGAGATGGCACTGCGAGCATTTGCAGAGGATCGACGTGCCTATTTGCTCAAGCATCCCGAAGTCAAGAAAGCGATTCCATGA
- the crcB gene encoding fluoride efflux transporter CrcB: protein MRTWFQILLVAFGSAAGGLTRWGIGIYATRWLGTSFPWATFLINVSGCLFLGWFSIVITERVEFAKLPWITREELKLMLAVGFTGAYTTFSTFELETFSLFRDGSSWKAIAYLISSLIAGLLAVRLGVLLAGGR from the coding sequence ATGAGAACCTGGTTTCAAATCCTGCTCGTCGCTTTTGGATCGGCCGCGGGCGGGTTGACGCGATGGGGAATCGGGATCTATGCCACACGCTGGTTGGGAACGAGTTTTCCCTGGGCCACGTTTCTCATTAATGTCAGCGGATGCCTGTTTCTGGGCTGGTTTTCGATTGTCATAACGGAACGTGTCGAATTTGCGAAACTTCCCTGGATCACGCGTGAAGAGCTGAAATTAATGTTGGCCGTCGGCTTCACAGGTGCCTACACAACGTTTTCAACATTCGAGCTCGAAACGTTCTCTCTCTTTCGTGACGGCTCCAGTTGGAAAGCAATCGCATATTTGATCTCCAGCCTGATTGCGGGGCTGCTCGCTGTCCGACTGGGAGTCCTCTTGGCTGGTGGCAGATAA
- a CDS encoding WD40 repeat domain-containing protein, translating into MYTILKQVNMFRRYRTSQPWIICTAVLSFMGSCGFGAEPIELSIGDEKTASIAFSPDGRYLAVGTFGRAPTTKVFDLVAKKEFREFPCTGRGAAFSVAFSQDSQRLAIADYDLNIQVFNVVDGTSIGALPGDPDRKKYRQARQVSFLSNTKLIAGYSTGELFVWNLETKQVSVKCDHGNPITAIAVSPDGNRIASGTDFGLRIWDSASGKAVVQLDQKSSGIHQVQAIAFLPDGQTVATADSPGHVRFFATSDGKEMNSFKMPSVGKETTVYGLCVTSDGKTAVVPGLLAGIDPTRPKSLTSGILLIDVSTARPRGFVESATAHALALSPDHKWAAISTGDTGDSVMLYDLTKAIPVKP; encoded by the coding sequence ATGTACACGATACTGAAACAGGTCAATATGTTCCGTCGATACCGGACATCTCAGCCGTGGATCATATGCACAGCCGTGCTCTCATTCATGGGATCATGCGGATTCGGCGCAGAACCAATCGAGCTATCCATTGGCGACGAGAAAACGGCATCGATCGCGTTTTCGCCTGATGGACGCTATTTGGCAGTGGGAACTTTTGGACGTGCTCCCACCACCAAAGTTTTCGATCTCGTCGCCAAAAAGGAATTTCGCGAGTTTCCATGCACAGGGCGAGGAGCGGCTTTTTCGGTCGCCTTTAGTCAGGATAGTCAGCGACTGGCGATTGCTGACTACGATTTGAACATTCAGGTGTTTAACGTCGTCGATGGAACGTCAATTGGAGCCTTGCCCGGTGATCCGGACCGCAAGAAGTACCGCCAAGCTCGCCAGGTCTCATTTCTCTCGAATACAAAGTTGATCGCGGGATATTCCACAGGCGAGTTGTTCGTGTGGAACCTCGAGACAAAGCAGGTCAGTGTGAAATGCGACCACGGGAATCCGATCACAGCAATCGCTGTTTCACCCGATGGGAATCGGATCGCATCGGGAACCGACTTTGGATTGCGGATTTGGGACTCCGCGTCCGGCAAAGCGGTTGTTCAGCTTGATCAAAAATCGAGTGGCATTCATCAAGTCCAAGCGATTGCATTTTTACCCGACGGCCAGACAGTCGCGACGGCCGATAGTCCAGGCCACGTTCGTTTCTTCGCCACGAGCGATGGAAAAGAAATGAACTCATTTAAAATGCCTTCTGTTGGTAAAGAAACGACAGTCTACGGACTTTGTGTGACATCCGATGGCAAGACAGCAGTAGTTCCCGGCCTTCTCGCCGGAATCGACCCCACCCGCCCTAAAAGCCTCACCTCGGGTATCCTCTTAATCGATGTTTCGACAGCTCGGCCTCGAGGCTTTGTCGAGTCCGCTACGGCTCATGCTTTGGCGCTATCGCCTGATCACAAGTGGGCTGCAATTTCGACGGGAGACACCGGAGATTCCGTGATGCTCTACGACTTAACCAAGGCAATACCTGTCAAACCGTAG
- a CDS encoding right-handed parallel beta-helix repeat-containing protein — protein MLTRSLLYVLLSTIGQATENQSTENQTTPGTFVVEHATLMNLGFEWSISGDANRNAAVAVRFREVGDSAWRPAMPLVRMGGENIYRRREHLDYTVPQGFAGSILNLKPGTDYECQFQMTDPDGIQGIAAHSVRVKTRTEPQAFAKGNVRHVYPADHAGPKEEPHYSCLLEAYYGAGLGDWSVVWERRVQPGDTILLHAGIYKNDRLNYVDPQMTPFDGTMSLTLKGTSDKPITIKSAGDGEVVFDGAGNHRLFDVMASKYHIFDGLTIRNTDVAIFAGQKEVLGAVGLTVKNCRFENIGFGVWTEFAGSSDFYIADNLFLGRDDRFRLIGWTGPLWASAGPYGSHQLTSYYAVKVYGPGHVIARNAIAYFHDAIGISTYGTPPEDPELQASSIDIYGNDLHMLNDDFVETDGGVHNIRVMNNRGINAAHGGYSSQPVFGGPVYFIGNLLYHVPSGVAFKFSAKPAGLFVFHNTIIGEQVIRDPSENMHFRNNLFLGRDTPDRGIMTWSNSSSAFSSDYNGFRPNKGVKDQFTWLGPKTGEHLYEPTSEDWKSFPTLAEFRNASNQEVHGIEVDYDDFEGLVPPDCTKRHAVYHAMDLNFRLKPDCRAVDAGVAIPTVNDGFSGRAPDLGALEVGSPAVEYGPRWLRHQPFYR, from the coding sequence ATGCTGACGCGGTCACTGCTGTATGTCCTGTTGAGCACGATCGGTCAGGCGACAGAGAACCAGTCAACAGAAAACCAGACAACGCCTGGCACGTTCGTCGTCGAGCATGCAACGCTCATGAATCTCGGTTTTGAATGGTCGATCAGTGGGGATGCAAACCGGAATGCGGCCGTCGCCGTCCGGTTTCGTGAAGTCGGTGATTCGGCGTGGCGACCGGCCATGCCTCTGGTGCGAATGGGCGGTGAGAACATTTACCGACGACGCGAGCATCTTGACTACACCGTGCCACAAGGATTTGCGGGCAGTATTTTGAACTTGAAACCGGGGACAGACTATGAATGCCAGTTCCAAATGACTGATCCGGATGGAATTCAAGGCATCGCAGCACATTCGGTTCGCGTGAAAACACGCACTGAGCCCCAGGCATTCGCAAAGGGGAACGTGCGACACGTTTATCCCGCTGACCACGCAGGGCCGAAAGAGGAGCCTCATTATTCGTGTCTACTCGAAGCGTACTACGGAGCCGGGTTGGGTGATTGGAGCGTGGTTTGGGAGCGACGTGTACAGCCCGGCGACACGATCCTCTTGCATGCGGGAATCTACAAGAACGATCGGTTGAACTATGTTGATCCGCAGATGACTCCGTTCGATGGAACGATGTCACTGACGCTCAAGGGAACTTCTGACAAGCCGATTACGATCAAATCGGCGGGTGACGGAGAAGTGGTCTTCGACGGCGCGGGCAATCACCGCCTTTTCGACGTCATGGCCTCGAAATATCACATCTTTGACGGCCTGACAATTCGGAACACGGACGTGGCGATCTTTGCTGGTCAGAAGGAGGTGCTGGGGGCTGTTGGACTGACGGTGAAGAATTGCCGTTTCGAGAATATTGGCTTCGGCGTCTGGACAGAATTCGCTGGCTCAAGTGACTTCTATATCGCGGACAATTTGTTTCTTGGCCGCGATGACCGCTTTCGGCTCATCGGATGGACCGGACCCCTGTGGGCGAGTGCAGGTCCCTATGGATCGCATCAATTGACCAGCTACTATGCGGTCAAAGTCTATGGCCCCGGTCACGTGATCGCGCGCAACGCGATCGCTTATTTTCATGATGCGATCGGGATCTCGACCTATGGGACACCTCCTGAAGACCCTGAACTGCAGGCCTCTTCAATTGATATCTATGGCAACGATCTGCATATGCTAAATGACGATTTCGTGGAGACGGATGGCGGCGTGCATAACATTCGTGTGATGAACAATCGGGGGATCAATGCCGCACACGGTGGATACAGCTCACAGCCCGTCTTCGGTGGCCCCGTCTACTTTATTGGCAATCTGCTTTATCATGTACCCTCGGGTGTCGCGTTCAAATTCTCGGCAAAGCCCGCGGGGTTGTTCGTCTTTCACAATACGATCATCGGCGAACAAGTGATTCGCGATCCGTCCGAGAATATGCACTTTCGCAATAATTTGTTTCTGGGACGCGATACTCCAGATCGCGGCATCATGACCTGGTCCAATTCTAGTTCCGCATTCAGCAGTGATTACAATGGCTTCCGTCCAAACAAGGGCGTCAAGGATCAGTTCACGTGGCTTGGACCGAAAACGGGCGAGCATCTGTACGAGCCGACGTCAGAAGATTGGAAGAGCTTTCCGACGCTTGCGGAGTTTCGCAACGCGTCGAATCAGGAAGTACATGGGATTGAAGTCGACTATGACGATTTCGAAGGTCTGGTTCCGCCAGATTGCACCAAGCGGCACGCCGTCTATCATGCCATGGATTTGAACTTTCGGCTGAAGCCAGATTGTCGCGCGGTCGACGCGGGTGTCGCGATCCCGACGGTTAACGACGGCTTTTCCGGTCGAGCCCCCGATTTGGGCGCGCTCGAAGTCGGATCACCCGCGGTCGAATATGGTCCACGCTGGCTCAGGCATCAGCCATTCTATCGTTAA
- a CDS encoding MFS transporter: MENSPPESSASSDLASLDPEQVGLSESAQRWNSLVFIVNNSVNYLVAPVFYVGVLHAAILSSLGFSDTVANLPESVYMWMTPVPMLIAWIWPSVHLLKRMLVINYLCKGAAGLVAAGLFFLAPQWLAFGVVAHAGVIGITNGVTNMCLWELIGRGMTTARRGWTLGVTFGIGPACAVLGSCASQLILNGNFLGLIRVTPIPEPWCYVALFGITGPAMLLSACCVLLAKPPIDNAAPSSTSHVKAVQGLRAYFSNRLIVIAVCGFLLTSAGGNMIMNNLALFVRDATGESPEQYTGMQLALRFGCKSLSGFTLGWMLMRYQAKVPALTTTLFCIGGLAWALLIPGKWYLFSFGLLGAGELYYIYYLNYIVACSAPERIRENTAYTNCIMIVVSFMPLIYGWLSDNYGLRTSFYLGIGLLLIALFLVGIFLPRRPAQNSLGT; the protein is encoded by the coding sequence TTGGAAAACAGTCCCCCAGAATCATCCGCTTCGTCAGACCTCGCATCGCTTGATCCAGAACAGGTAGGACTCTCCGAGAGCGCCCAGCGATGGAACAGCCTGGTCTTTATCGTGAACAACTCGGTCAATTATCTCGTTGCGCCGGTGTTCTATGTCGGAGTCCTGCACGCAGCAATCTTGTCATCCCTCGGATTCAGCGACACGGTCGCCAATCTCCCAGAATCGGTTTATATGTGGATGACCCCGGTTCCGATGCTGATCGCCTGGATCTGGCCGTCGGTTCATCTACTTAAGCGAATGCTTGTCATTAACTATCTTTGTAAGGGCGCCGCCGGTCTCGTCGCTGCGGGACTGTTCTTCCTGGCACCGCAGTGGCTGGCCTTCGGTGTCGTCGCACATGCCGGCGTAATCGGGATCACGAACGGTGTCACGAACATGTGCCTGTGGGAATTGATCGGACGCGGCATGACGACCGCGCGCCGCGGTTGGACGCTGGGGGTTACGTTCGGTATCGGCCCCGCCTGTGCCGTGCTGGGATCTTGCGCATCGCAGCTGATCCTGAACGGAAATTTTCTGGGCCTGATCCGCGTGACACCGATTCCAGAACCCTGGTGCTACGTCGCACTCTTCGGGATCACGGGCCCTGCGATGTTGCTCTCGGCCTGCTGTGTTTTGCTGGCCAAACCTCCCATCGACAACGCGGCACCGTCTTCCACCTCCCATGTCAAAGCCGTGCAGGGGCTTCGTGCCTACTTTAGCAATCGCTTGATCGTCATTGCCGTTTGTGGGTTTCTGCTGACCAGTGCGGGCGGAAACATGATCATGAATAATCTGGCGCTGTTCGTGCGCGACGCAACGGGTGAATCTCCCGAACAATACACCGGAATGCAACTGGCATTGCGGTTTGGATGTAAAAGTCTGTCGGGATTCACGCTGGGCTGGATGTTGATGCGTTATCAGGCCAAAGTCCCGGCTCTGACGACAACCTTGTTTTGCATCGGTGGGCTTGCCTGGGCCTTGCTTATTCCCGGCAAGTGGTATCTCTTTAGCTTCGGTTTACTGGGAGCCGGCGAACTCTACTATATCTATTATTTGAACTATATCGTTGCCTGCTCGGCCCCCGAACGGATTCGCGAGAACACGGCTTACACCAACTGCATCATGATCGTCGTCAGCTTTATGCCGCTGATTTATGGTTGGCTGTCGGACAACTATGGCCTACGAACCAGTTTCTATCTGGGAATTGGCCTGTTGCTGATCGCTTTATTCCTGGTTGGCATTTTTCTTCCCCGACGCCCCGCGCAGAACAGCCTGGGAACCTGA
- a CDS encoding sulfatase-like hydrolase/transferase encodes MTVALRTILCFVVIIRLGSHVTIADDDVLPRPNIVLVMADDMGWGDVGYNGHPVLKTPHLDAMSRAGLRFDRFYAPTVCSPTRGSCLTGRHPYRYGITNANVGHLPSEEQTLAELLKPLGYATGHFGKWHLGTLTNEIQDGRRGGRDPAEFAPPWLHGFDVAFSTEQAVATWDPGINPIFNTHYWTGPGEFATTNLDGDDSRVIMDRAVPFIREAVKKEQPFLAVIWFHAPHEPVKAGPAYRAQYADRSPKEQEYYGCITAMDEQIGRLREELRQCGVAEKTIVWFCSDNGPEGKETAPGSTGPFRGRKRDLLEGGIRLPALLEWPEKVKTGRVVQTPAVTNDFLPTILDVVGASNHSTRPLDGISLRTLIENQPFERSQPIGFEYGHAAAWLDGHYKLFAELNESDADNDRSTLRSIHRTRLYDIVADPKEQTDLSTVKPELVKTMRVQLDAWREDCRRSSTGNDYQ; translated from the coding sequence ATGACCGTAGCACTTCGGACGATCCTCTGCTTCGTCGTGATCATACGTTTGGGAAGTCACGTAACGATCGCCGACGACGACGTTTTGCCGCGACCCAATATTGTGCTCGTCATGGCCGATGACATGGGGTGGGGCGACGTGGGCTACAACGGGCATCCCGTCCTGAAGACGCCGCATCTGGACGCGATGTCGCGAGCAGGTCTTCGCTTTGATCGCTTCTACGCTCCGACAGTCTGCTCACCAACGCGAGGCAGTTGCCTGACCGGTCGACATCCCTATCGATACGGCATCACTAACGCCAACGTCGGTCATTTGCCATCAGAAGAACAGACGCTAGCGGAGTTGCTCAAGCCGCTGGGATATGCCACCGGCCATTTCGGAAAGTGGCATCTGGGAACATTGACCAACGAAATTCAAGATGGCCGCCGCGGTGGGCGCGACCCCGCCGAGTTCGCCCCCCCCTGGCTGCACGGCTTCGATGTCGCGTTCTCAACTGAGCAGGCCGTTGCCACCTGGGACCCAGGTATCAACCCTATTTTCAATACGCACTACTGGACGGGCCCTGGCGAGTTCGCTACCACAAACCTTGATGGTGACGACTCACGCGTCATCATGGACCGCGCCGTCCCGTTTATTCGCGAGGCAGTGAAAAAAGAGCAACCGTTTTTGGCCGTCATCTGGTTCCATGCGCCGCACGAACCAGTCAAAGCCGGTCCCGCATATCGTGCTCAATACGCGGATCGATCGCCGAAAGAGCAAGAGTACTACGGCTGCATCACGGCGATGGACGAACAGATCGGCCGCCTGCGCGAAGAACTGCGACAGTGCGGTGTCGCCGAGAAAACAATCGTGTGGTTCTGCAGCGACAATGGTCCTGAAGGCAAAGAAACCGCCCCGGGATCAACAGGACCGTTTCGCGGCCGGAAGCGCGATCTCTTGGAAGGTGGAATTCGACTTCCCGCCCTTCTCGAATGGCCCGAAAAAGTGAAGACCGGGCGTGTCGTCCAAACGCCCGCCGTAACGAACGATTTTCTGCCGACGATTCTGGATGTGGTCGGCGCCTCAAATCACTCGACTCGACCACTTGATGGAATCAGTCTGCGGACACTGATCGAGAACCAGCCATTTGAACGATCACAGCCGATAGGATTCGAATATGGCCATGCCGCAGCATGGCTGGATGGACACTACAAACTGTTCGCAGAACTGAACGAATCCGACGCAGACAACGACCGGTCGACCCTTAGATCGATCCATCGGACACGACTCTATGACATCGTCGCCGACCCGAAGGAACAGACCGACCTTTCCACTGTGAAGCCAGAACTGGTCAAGACCATGCGAGTCCAACTTGATGCCTGGCGCGAAGATTGCCGCCGCAGTTCGACAGGCAACGACTATCAGTAA
- a CDS encoding sulfatase has translation MKRQHISSGFFFAILWMGLASAADAAKLPNILVIVADDLGYADVGFHGGKDIPTPHIDSLAASGTRFSSGYVSGPYCSPTRAGLLTGRYQQRFGHEFNPGGANKGLPLTETTIADRLQAAGYATGLVGKWHLGTDPKFHPLKRGFGEFFGFLAGHHTYFDKQEADIQRGTTKVTEPGYLTDAFGREAVSFIERHQNHPFFLYLAFNAVHTPLEADDDRLNAFSSIDATPRRTYAAMLSAMDDAIGKVLASLRETAQDENTLIFFISDNGGPTMPGTTINSSINAPLRGSKRTTLEGGIRVPFVVRWPGHVPAGAVYAHPVIQLDIQPTALAAAGVTIQPDWKLDGVNLLPFVTGQQKNIPHETLYWRLGEQNAVRHGEWKLVQYDLNVENHPTRGVTPKKLYRLTDDLGETHDLAADNPAKVQELDALWQAWNKELIQPLW, from the coding sequence ATGAAACGACAGCACATTTCGAGTGGATTCTTCTTCGCGATTCTGTGGATGGGGCTGGCCTCAGCCGCAGATGCCGCCAAACTACCTAATATTCTTGTCATCGTCGCCGACGATCTGGGATATGCCGATGTCGGGTTTCATGGTGGCAAAGACATTCCCACCCCACACATCGATTCGCTTGCCGCATCGGGAACGCGGTTTTCCAGTGGCTACGTGTCAGGCCCATACTGCAGCCCAACCCGCGCCGGCCTGTTAACGGGCCGCTATCAGCAACGATTTGGACATGAGTTCAATCCGGGTGGCGCCAACAAAGGTTTGCCACTCACGGAAACCACCATCGCCGACCGACTGCAAGCGGCGGGATACGCGACGGGACTCGTTGGAAAATGGCACTTGGGAACAGATCCGAAATTTCATCCTCTGAAACGAGGCTTTGGTGAATTCTTCGGATTTCTGGCAGGACATCACACCTATTTCGACAAGCAAGAAGCCGACATTCAGCGTGGAACCACAAAAGTCACCGAACCAGGCTATCTGACAGATGCGTTCGGCCGTGAAGCGGTTTCATTCATCGAACGGCACCAGAATCACCCGTTCTTTCTCTATCTCGCGTTCAACGCCGTGCACACCCCTCTCGAAGCAGATGACGACCGATTGAACGCGTTCTCGTCAATCGATGCCACACCGCGGCGCACCTATGCCGCGATGCTTTCCGCGATGGACGACGCGATCGGAAAGGTTCTGGCGTCACTGCGTGAAACAGCACAGGACGAGAACACACTGATCTTCTTCATCAGCGACAACGGCGGACCAACGATGCCGGGAACCACCATCAACAGTAGCATCAACGCGCCACTTCGCGGCAGCAAACGCACGACGCTTGAGGGAGGTATTCGTGTTCCGTTTGTCGTGCGCTGGCCGGGACACGTTCCCGCCGGTGCCGTGTACGCGCATCCCGTCATCCAACTCGATATCCAACCGACGGCACTTGCCGCGGCTGGAGTCACCATTCAACCCGATTGGAAACTCGACGGCGTGAATTTGTTGCCATTTGTCACAGGTCAGCAAAAAAATATCCCGCACGAGACCCTCTACTGGCGGTTGGGAGAACAAAATGCCGTCCGCCACGGGGAATGGAAGCTCGTCCAATACGACTTAAATGTCGAGAATCATCCAACCCGCGGTGTGACCCCTAAAAAGCTCTATCGCCTGACCGACGATCTTGGCGAGACACACGATCTGGCGGCTGACAACCCTGCAAAAGTCCAGGAACTGGACGCATTGTGGCAGGCATGGAACAAGGAGCTCATTCAGCCCCTCTGGTGA